AATTTTCGCAACACTTGAAACAATAACACGTTCCGTCGGATCCCCACATGCAATGTACATTGCTAACAATCTGCCATATACATTCCCATTGAGGTTGGCAATGTTCTTGTGTGAGCATTTGATATTATGAAATAATCATTCTCGAAATGGCGTCGGATAGGTAGCTTCAAGCTGATATGACGGATGTTTGAGCTCTTGAaccgttaaaatttttatgaggatgataaaatttatatgcaaaatgaaaagaaaagaaatatagttttttctacaaatgtactttttggaaaaaaatgataTCCAATGTGTTTGATCGCTGTAAGTCGGCGCGGGCGGAACGCTTTCGATGTGTATATAAACGAATGTGATGAATCTTGTTGACTTgcaagtgtggtgagttgtgttgtgtACGAGTGTGGTTTCGTCAACTATCTTCTTCTTAGTGGTTGAGTGTGATGTTATTCTTAGGTGTGGTGTATTGTGGTGTGAAATGcaagggtgcgccagttttttccGGGTAAAGTGGGGGAGGCTTTACCCATTTAAACAcacactaataaaaaaattctttgtaatccaaaacaatttttgttttatttcaaaaagctTTTGTAGCGCTCTCATTGAAAAACCCATACGTCCTGTCAAGTATTGAGATTATTGCCTTAAAGTTTAATGTGTTTTACTTCATTCACCGACTTGCCGTTCTTCCGTTGTGACAGCGTAGTTGCTATTGTTCTAATTTCACAAATATTGCAGTTTCAATGTAATTGAAAACTCAACACCACTTCTACCGTGCATGTTTGCGCAAATTGGATTAATTTCGTACAATCGAGTTAGCTCTCTTAAACGGTTGTCATTCTCGTCTGTTTCTCCTCAATGAAGTTGCATGAGACGCAAGCGTCGATATCGAATTGCTGTAtcatatacctgccatacaaactgaacgattggagtCGAGTGCTTGAATGGAAAGCACTCGtctcatttgatgagatatattCAGAACTTGCCATGGGTAATTGCCTAAAGTAATGGTGTAATCTGGgaagaattattgaaaaaaacctcaattctttgaatattttggtaaaataaccaaactaaaaaatatcacatatcatatatttgtataatacattatataaaaCTACCTTGCATATTTACGTATAAAAGCGCACAACTTGAGAAAAGTTTTCCtaattgtaactaaaatgaatttttacaactggcatCATCACCATTAACAGTTTTatcacatttacatacattggTGTGAACAAGATAGGAACAACAATATGGTattgtgaagttttaaaatgtgctgttttcttattaaataaaattgtttttagatacaagtataacttatataattttttcttaacagtGATTAGAATTTCCCACCATACAAAggtaaattaaaacaaatattaatgcgaaactctaaaacctgcaaaatatttttacctctttttgttcacacaactgtacaattccgaTATGAAGAAAATTTCCGCTCTTTAATTTGTCCACAATGTCAGTATCGCCGCAACCATTGTGTGGTGAACATCAAGTTTCGGAGGAATGTCattgattttttcgcaactttttaTGCCCTTCTTAccgtaaactgatattcccctcatctagccctcgGTCGCATTTTACGGGCTAAACATTTGCCCATCcctgtaataaataatattttttatttgtgaagttataGTAAACTTTGGTTCcccgtttttcttgttttatttgaactgaacaatgttaaaaatttgaaattagaGCCTCTTTACAATGTTTTGTTAGAGTTCGCTTTGTTTGAGAATGCTGTGGTTTCTCGTTTACCTCTGTAACATTTTGTGATATATTggtcaaaatatgaaaaacagtGTAAATAAAGCTGTCTATAATAAACTAATCTTAGCCGTCGCCTTAAAGGATCACCTAATCGGTCGGAAATGATTTTTCAGCAGCAGGTtcgtcaaaattaaaaattttcaccaGACAAAAGATCCTTCTACATCTTTGTTCAAACCCTAAATTTGTAAGAAAACACTAAGAAGCAGATTAGGTATAGCTTGATAGAAAGAATCACGTTGTTATTTAGCTGTATTTAGGGTATACATGtggacatatttatatatagtggGTATATGATTAATTTGTCGGACTTATTGCCTTCGACGACTTCATAATACATTTCTTTTTACAATGAGCATCATTATGAATGGTCTGTCGTTCAGTTTAATTTTTCCGTACTGGTGCAACGTTTTGAGGAAATTGGAAATTGTATTATATTGTGAATTGTCTATCTGCAATTCAGTTTCCCATAATTAAACCGATATTTATCTCCCATAAATTTTCTCATTCCAGTGGCAATCTACTATGCTGCACAATCACCTTTACAGTACCAATATTGTGTTCAAAATATGAAGTACtgctaatacaattttttgaaagaattcaGATTTTGAAACATACTCTCAATAACACTATTCTTGAAggttaaaaaagtattttttttttcaaattttagcaTTCGAgtgttattattacttttattttgagtttaaaaaaataataaaactagaAACTTGGCGTAATTTTCCGAATTCCTTCATtaaacagtgtgcgaatttttCGTTGTCaaagctatttggttttggtttaACATACAACGGTTAACATAAGCACTAGGGGTATAACTTTTTTGCAACATAATATTTACATGGCCGTACATGATGAGCAAtggtgaaaaaatattaactgcgtttttacttttttgttttctttcaacGCACCAACgctattgaattttttttattttgataaaaaaaaaaaaaaaattgcaaaaaacgcgtttaaagttttcaaatccCTTAAGCCTCAAtgtaaaaatttgcactaatttGTGGATATCTCAGAAACCATGCATGATATAGATATAACATTTTGATACGATATAAAACACTATAAAATCTATGTTTCGGCATCATTaactcaaaaaagttttttttttgattattttgcagcaaatattatttattattatttatatatgtataagaaaaatatagtttttgttaattcattttctttttttttaattacacatatattttatttagagtTAGAAGCAATAAACTTAAGATTTAAACTGCGCTTAGATTTACATTTCGGATAAATGTCTTGTATCAATTTGATGGCTCGTTCTGCGCATATATTCGAGCGCTGTTGGTTTGCAATAAATGAGTCTTACTTCACTCAGTGTTTTAAAAAACATTCGTGCTCTGCTTTAAAAGGCTTTACCGATGTTTCTAATTTTGTGAAGTCATTTACATGAAAACGGTGGTCGGAAAACCATACGTCATACCAAGCGCCGCATATCAATTGACATATAGGCAACAGTTTTGTTCGGTGTTTAGCAATGAGTATGACTGTCAAAATGCAGAGTATAGCCCTTGAGTTCCAACGGGCGTTGCTTAGCGATAGTAGAgtcttaaattttatataaggaaagattttatttttttcataatatttgaaCGCTTATCCCAGCTCATACAGATACTGCATGTCATCGCGCCATTTGATGCATCTTACTTTCAATTTTTCCTTGCCTTGAGCGAAACTTTGTTTTAGAGGATCAAAATTATTGATCATTTCTGAAAATATATCGTACGGAATATTTGGCGATATTGATTTTCCATCCAGTGACTCATCCATTACATGTCTTAAAATCAGATCTAAAATATGATGTTGACAGCCGACATATTGCGGTGAATGTAAACCTTTTGTTGAAAAGTATTTTTGGAGTGAGATAACAACTCCATTTTTATGTCCTGTATTGACGGTTGTTGTATCACACACAATCATTTTGATGGAGCCCCACAGTTGAAAATTATTGAGAACTTCCTTGATGCCTTCAAATATGGTTGAACTTCTTCCATTATCAAGATCCAAGACCGCCAATCTTACTTCTCTGAACTCATTTTTTAGCACCACGGCCTGTATTTCTCTTTTACCGAATTTATTCCCATCAAAATGAAGACACCAAATATTATTCTTGAGTGAAGTCTTATAATCTTTTTCCAAACGTTCTGCTGCTTTTTTTTACTGCTTTTAAAATTCCTGGTTGTATTGATGTTGTTATATTAACTCCTGATTTCGCCAATTCTTTGCATATTTTAGCAGCATTTTTGGTGGTCACATTGGAAGTTGTTACTATTTTCACTGCTGCTTTTTTTGAACAATTCGCTTGTTTAAGCCTTGAAGGTACTTCAAATTCTTCATAATTCGGGACGCAGCAATCATCGTTCCCGTCGCTTGATGATATTGAAGATATTGATGAGTTTAATATACTATTATTTTAGACGGAggtattttctttcattttaaaagCTATGGATGGGTGAAGCTTTACATCCTTAGTAGTTGTGTACCCAACTTCTCCGTTCGTTCTTATTTGGAGTTCATATAGCTCTTTATCTTCAGTACCAAGCCACATACCGTTTTTATTCTTTACATCAAATAATTTGTTGAATGAGATTACCATGTTTGTACCACTGCGTTTTTTAACGATTTCTGGTATGTTTCTATGAGTTTTTGCATTTTACGTTCAAGGGATACTTTTGCTATGATTGGAAAATTAAGTTTTGACCACAAATCAATCAGTTCTTTTCCAATAATCTTGCACCTCTTCACTttgcttttttcaatttttgccaATGCATTGTATCTTCCAATTATAGCGGCCTGCTTCGGAATTTTGGACAATTCggttaaacatttttcaatgtttAGTATTTCACGTCTTTTCGTTGTACTTTTTTTAAAAGCAACTAAATTATTTGTccacatttttgaatttttaagaacATCTTTTTCACTCTTTTTAAAAGACATTATGTTTTTGATGTTAAATAGTTATTTGTCCACATTCAATAGCTTTCGCGATACTGGCTAAACCAAGACTGGCAAAGAGTAGCAATATAAAGACAATGTTACAGTTAGTCGACGCTTATCGCATATTTACGTTATATATGAGGATGAGAAGCAACGACAGTGAATACAAAAGCAATTGAATTACTGGGAAAATATTACAGTTAGTCGACGCATATCGTAAAGTTTTGTTGTGTGGATTTGCGTTCTTTTACGTATTTGATAATATTCGGTgatgttttttttctatttatgggtgtattatttttttcacaaaacgtAGAAATATTTCTTCTATTTGTGCGTTTTCTTATCGGAATATTGCTCccaataaagaaaacaaaaaaaaaaaaacgttttttgtgTTAATGATGCCGAAACGTAGATTTTATAGTGTTTTATATCGTATCAAAgttttatatcaatatcatgCATGGTTTCTGAGATATCCACAAAATAGTGCAAATTTTTACATTGGGGCTTAtgcgatttgaaaattttaaacgcgtttttgcaaatttttttttttatcaaaataaaaaaaaaaatcaattgcgTTGGTGGGGGAACTTTttgaaggaaaacaaaaaagtaaaaatgcagttaatattttttcaccaTTGCTCATCATGTATGGccatgtaaatttttatttttgaaaaattgttaaaagttATACCCCTAATAAGCACTGGTaaagatatattttaatataatgtcattttttaaaaaaatgtgtgaagttGTAATAATATGATATATTGTTCTATTACCATTTAATTTTGTACTTAGAAATGGCTTTTCCTtgatgtaaattttaaatttcccaTAATATATAACGTTTAAATGCGatagaatttctttattttattcgtGTTATTAGTTTAATTTCTGCATATAAATTAGTAACGGTATTTTCAGAGCAACTTTTCTATTGGACGTTTACCCTACAATTGCCGTCGGGTATATATGTTGGATTTTGGGCTTGCTCGTCAGTATACGACAGGTACAGGAGAGGTCCGTTGTCCCCGTGCTGCGGCTGGATTTCGGGGCACTGTACGATATGCATCTATAAATGCGCATCGAAATCGTGAAATGGGACGTCATGATGATTTGTGGTCCTTATTTTACATGTTAGTTGAGTTCGTGAACGGCCAATTACCGTGGCGTAAGATTAAAGATAAGGAGCAAGTAGGCTTTACGAAAGAGAAGTATGATCACCGCATTTTACTAAAGCACTTGCCTTccgatttaaaacaatttttggaaCATATACAATCGCTCGCTTACGCCGATCGCCCCGATTATGCGGTAGGTATTTGCAATAATcaaactttcttaatttttatattaaagtaatgTATTGCTAATTTGTATCAATTtactctattaaatatattttaaaaagttgcaATATGAATATATGAGAAATTACTACAAAATATACGACTGAATTTTGATaatctattgaaaaaaatactattattgAATCGTTGGccatcaattttattttatgtatttcgtTTTCTCTCTTTTAGTGAAGAtggtaattttaaataattaattttcgtttaacAGATGTTGATCGGGTTATTCGAGCGCTGTATGAAACGTCGAGGAGTAAAAGATTCTGATCCCTATGATTGGGAAAAGATAGATACTGTTAATGCAACTACTAGTCAAACAACAAATACTGTTCAAATACTGGGTAAAAACGAATATGCACATGGAAATACTACGCAGATGACAGTTGCTGCGTCAAATGTTAGCGGGACAGAATATGTAAGAAATTTGTTTTGTGTTGAAGTGtatatgcaatattttcaataatttttagcCACGTCACCGTAATGATATGGACACAGCATTACTTGCTTCAACAGACCCCATAAATGGAAAGGAAAAAGTATTAaagattcaaatttttcttttattgttttctgaAGACTAATATTTTGGGTTTTATATTAGGTTGACAAAAATTGCAACGCACCCTTACCACAGATCGACGGTCTTTTGTTGAATATGAGCTCCTGCAATCAGAACACTTTTCAGAAGACAAATCCAGGGCAAACAGCAAATTTAACAGGTTCTGCAAATGCCCATTGCGTTAAAACAGTTGACCAAACTCATGATCAGAAAACACAACCAAAGTTACCATCTCAACCACACTTGAATGCACCccaaataactttatttttgcCGTCAGCAGCACCAAATTTGTCTAATTCCACTGGTGTAATAAAACCATCTACAGTTACGGGCTCCAATCGTTCAGATTGTGCTGGTTCGGTTACAGGCTCCACACCTCCATTGAACAGTCACAAACACCATCCAAAGCAGCAATTTATTCACGGACATTCACACGTTCAAGCTAGATCAAATTCACCTTCCGCGCAAACTGTACGCAAAAATTATTCATCTCCTATACAGGTACGTTAAGTCTATGTCAATCGCTAtgtgtctatgtctatgtctctTTGTATacttaaatctttaaaattacGCAACGGATTTTGATGCGGTTTTTTTAATAGAGTGACTGAAGAGgaagttttatatgtataataacatccattaaatagtggagaaatactgttatttttaaagtttctaatgtgatgtcgtaaataattacatttttccgCTTACATTGCAAACGTAGGCTGAACCCTACACCCTGATTTATTAAAAGAGTGTACTaagtattgtatatatacatatataagtacccATTGATAAGGTATACAGAAACTCCGCGATGATACATGTCGATCGCTTATAGAtccaacaataaaattttttagcatTTACTTTTTCGACAAATAGTGGCTTCTTTTCGAAGCGATTTTAACAAATACAGTATAAATCCTTGTCCATTTAAATACCTTAAATACATTATAGATTAAATATGGATCTATATGGTCCTTtaagaatataatttaaattaacattttcgaAGATAGTACAGATTTAAAAATTGAGGGACATAGCGTTTGCGGCGGTACTGGCCTATAAATAGCGCGTCGGAAGCCGCTCTCTAACGAGGAATATTAAAACGAAaacgatgaagtatatgcgtacaatttcaaactgatccttcctaaaaaataatacaattgctaagtatttggaataggaGAATAGAACTGttaccaaatacgcagtgcagtGGTTTATAACTAGCTCAGTAATCATCGTCTTTACACgcttgagaaccggttcatcacgTGCAGTTCACTAGAATGACGTCGATTGGACTTCATTATGAAATGATGGAACCatattaaagagcactcaaataCTCCTCATAATCAgcaattgtttgtttttgttaggttatgaacttgcgaggcacccactttgcacatagCTTTCGCTTCTTTAGGGCGTCATTGTCCTCGGTGGTCATTTTgcctctttccaacttagcaaatctcttctcaacggtggatttccgtAGTGCAGAGCCAAAATTCAACAGCATTTTctcccaaaaagcaatgctttaccAATACACGAAATGCTTTAGTATGTGCGATGCTGTTACCCCTATCACCTGATATTGCTAATTCCCTATATATTATCGTTGGTCTTGTAGTTCGCATAGTTATTTATATGACGATGTACTGATTGTTATATTGAATTTAGAAAGAAGTTACAAATAAGTAATGAATGGctcagaaaataaaatatcaatatgtATTTTGATATTCACAACACAAAACTGTATGAGAAAAGTTGTTGAAATCAAAggaaagtaaaatattatatcgGCATTATGAGGGACATGTGAATTTAAAGTAATTTGTACTCAATCAAATCGTAACAAATTAAAGGCTCTCATCTAATCCTATTATTACTGTCCGATATATACTCATGTTAGTTGACTGTCGACGCGGATAGACGTGCGTGCGCATCGTTGCGATATTTTCTTAGTGTGATTTTTTcggtgatttttttttcgattccaTTTTGTGCGGTCGTTTGTTTACGCAGTTTTGCAGGCACCGTTATTGCCTGGCGCGTGTGTTTAGCTTGCGGTGAAATTGTTTGTGCGATCGCGTGTTGTGAGGGTCGGTGACCGCGAGTGTTTCGTGCGGTTACACATTTTTGCGcaattttgtgcaatttttgtgTACCAACTCGTGAATATAGCggtaagtaatttaattattactattGTATATACGGACAACGTGGTCAtccacgttgttgttattggcggaAGCTTCGCACGGTTCCAGTGTAGCTCCGTGTTGTTGGCACGCTTGCTGTCTGGACTGCCTGCCAGTAGTTCTGTGCTGAGCATCTGGCGTTTAGTCGGCTCTGTGTCAAAGGAGTCTGGACAGGATTGCCCTAAGGGTGCAAGCGTCTGTCCAGCGTTGGAAATTGCGACTCCTGTAAGGACCAACGATCGTAACAGCGTTACCGTTTAGCCCCACATCGGTCGACTCTCGGACCGTTACGGGGACTTTGTCCGGCCAGCGGCCAATTGAGTGGCCTCAATCCGACCACTGGTTGGGGTTGTGGGCTGTGCCACCGCGAGCACGCCATAATCGACCGCTTGGGTGGTCGCTGTTATTGAGCGGGCCCTTGCGTGGGTTGCACTTTTCGGCGCGTTCAGACGCACGTACCTGGAGAGCAGCTGCTCCAGAGTCTTTCTGTCCGTGAACCGTCTACGCTAGTGGTACGCCAGCGGATCAGTCCGACTGAAGGGTTAGTTGGAAAGCGAGATGCCTCCTGGACGGAAGAGGAGGACGAAGGCCCTCGCTGGAAGCGGAGAATCCGCCGCTTCCACAGTCGTGGATGACTCCACGTCGGGCTGGCGAGGGGGAAACGACGGAAGCGACGGGAGTAAGGTCTCCACCGCGGAGCAAGGCGCGTTTGGGGTCGCCGCGTAAAGAGGGCGGAAGCGAGGGAGGGAGCGAGAGCTGTGGCGGGAGTGCCACCGTGGCCTCCGTCGAGAAGGTGGTTACGCGTGCTGGGTCGCCGCGTAACGTAGGGGGTACAGAGGGAGGGAGCGGGAGTTGTGGCGGGAGTGCCAACGTGGCCTCCGCTGAGAAGGTGGTTGCGCGTGCGGGGTCGCCGCGTAACGTAGGGGGTGTTGAGGGAGGGAGCGGGTGTTGTGGTGGGAGTGCCTTAGTGGCCACCACCGTGAAAGCGGCTGCGCGTACGGGGTCGTCGCGTAACGAGGAAGGTAGCGGTAGTGGGAGCGTTGCCCATCCGTCTAGTACGGTGGGCAAAGGAGTGGGCGTCGCGAAGGAGGGCGCTGCGAAAGTTGTCACTCGTGTCGCGAGTGGCAATAAGGAGGGAACGCGGGCTCTTCCAAGgggagctgttgttgttgggggTGGGGCAGTCAGCCATGTGGCGGCTGCAAAGCGTATTACTGGGGAGCTCAATGAGCTGGTCTTTGAGGCCAAGGGCTTTGAGAGGGAGACCGCGAAGGGGCTGTTGGAGCTTGCCTCAAAGTATGAGGCGCTCCTGATGACGGTAATTACCGAAAATGCCCATCTTCGCGGTCAGGTAGATGCCCTTAGGGGAAGTTGCGGGGGCCACCCCTCGACGCCGAGCAGGTCAATGCCGGCTCCGTCGGCACCGATGCCTCCGCCTCCTGCACCTGTGCTGGATGCGATCACACCGGTGACGCCGAAGCCTGTGGAGACCTGGTCGGTTGTGGTAAGGAGTAAAGTTCCCACAACTTCCTCTAAGGAAGTAGTTAATAAAGTGGTGAAGGAGGTGGGTCCCTCACTTGGTGTGAGGGTCCACGATGTTAGGCCCATAAAGGGTGGCGGGGCGGTTATTCGCACTCCCTCTGTtcttgagagagagagagttgcGAGTAACAAAAAATTCGGGGAGGTGGGGTTGGACGTCTCCATCAACCGGAAGTTGGGTCGTCGGGTGGTGGTCCAGGGGGTTCATACGGCGATCCCCCATGAGAAATTCATGGAGGATCTGCTCGAGCTGAACCTCAAGGACTTCAGCCCGGCAGCCCTGAGGACTGACGTGAGGATGGTCAGTCGCCCCTGGAAGGTGACCGCTGACGGTAGCACCAACGTCGTCCTGGAGGGTACGGACAAGTTGATGTCCGCCCTCTTGGAGAAAGGTGGCTGCTACATAAAGTGGTTCTACTTCCGGGTGCGACCGGACAGCCCCGTCGCTGGCTGCTTCCGGTGTATGGGATTTGACCATAGAGTGGCTGAGTGTAGGGCCAAAGCAGATGTCTGTCGGAGGTGCGGCCAAGAAGGCCACAAAGCTGCCAGTTGCGTCAATGCTCCTCATTGTCGCAACTGTGAGTTTAAGGGTAGACCAGCTGGGCATCTGATGATGTCAGCTGCCTGCCCTATATATTGTGGCCTTGTTGAGCGCGCCCTCGCCAGACACTGATGGGTGGGATCATCCAGCTTAACTGTCAGGGCTCTTTTGCCGTGATGTGTGAGTTGGGGGGTTGTATGGTAGAGGATGGGTGCAGTATTGCTCTACTCCAGGAGCCCTACGCCACCAATGGTGTGGTTCGGGGTCTTCCTGGGGGTTTTAAGGTCTTCACCGACCTTAGAGCTAACGCTGCAATAGTTGTGAATAATCCACGCTACGATTGCGTAGTTGTGGATTCTTCACAACTGGGTATATGTGTAGCTTTAGAAGGGGAGTTCGGTAGGATGATTGTAGCTagtatttattgtaaatatagcgAGCCCCTAGAGCCCTACCTGGGCTACATGGATAAGCTGCTACTACTTGCGAGTAGCAGTCCATTTATCCTAGGGCTGGATGCGAATGCCTCGTCCTCGATGTGGTTTAGCAAGGTATCCCGGCATTCGTCTGGATACCAAAGCCACAGTCGAGGCGAGGCATTAGTGAATGGGTGGTGGCTAAAAGCCTCCACATTTTGAATGAGCCGAGTGAATGGTATACGTTTGAAGGGCCTGGGGGCGTAAGTGACATTGACGTGACGCTTATGAACGAGGCAGCAAGTAGGGCTTTTAGTGTTAGCTGGGAGGTTAGGGGGTGGGGATTGAGTGatcataatttgattcaaattatggttacccTCGATCCCTCCTCGCCTTATGAGAATGGCGATGCCCTCCCTCTGGCCAATATGGACTCATTGGGAAGCGGTATTGCTTAGTGAGTTTGAGAGTTGGGGTGGACGAGCAAATTGCTCGTCTCTATGAGGTAGTCTGGGGGGTGAATGATAGGGTTTTTCGTAGGTATGACTGTTCTAAGGTTAGTAAAATCAAGTGGTGGACGCGTGAGCTGACCTTGAAGAGGAGGACTGTCAGGCGATTGAGGCGAAAGTTTCAACGCGCCCGACGGTCCAATTCTGATAGgctgtcccagcttaggtatgaatttagttgtgcggaTAGGGAATATAAGGAGATGCTGGTGAAAAGCAAAGAGGAAAGTGGGAGGAGCTTTGTGGGAGAGAATAGGAACGACCCTGGGGTCAGGTCTATAGGATCTGCCGGGGTCGTAGGAGGAAGATATCACCTCTCTTCGCGTCGGTGACACTCTGTTGTcgtcgtggagagagtgtgcgggggttctgttaggtgcgttctttcctaggtcggaggtgcaggtacctcaagcacaagaggtgcctgtccctccattagatgatggggagttggggtacgcctttg
The sequence above is drawn from the Bactrocera tryoni isolate S06 unplaced genomic scaffold, CSIRO_BtryS06_freeze2 scaffold_11, whole genome shotgun sequence genome and encodes:
- the LOC120779595 gene encoding tau-tubulin kinase homolog Asator-like; translated protein: MTSEDLLQPGHVVKERWKVVRKIGGGGFGEIYEGQDLITREQVALKVESARQPKQVLKMEVAVLKKLQGKEHVCRFIGCGRNDRFNYVVMQLQGKNLAELRRAQPRGAFSLSTTLRLGLQILKAIESIHSVGFLHRDIKPSNFSIGRLPYNCRRVYMLDFGLARQYTTGTGEVRCPRAAAGFRGTVRYASINAHRNREMGRHDDLWSLFYMLVEFVNGQLPWRKIKDKEQVGFTKEKYDHRILLKHLPSDLKQFLEHIQSLAYADRPDYAMLIGLFERCMKRRGVKDSDPYDWEKIDTVNATTSQTTNTVQILGKNEYAHGNTTQMTVAASNVSGTEYPRHRNDMDTALLASTDPINGKEKVDKNCNAPLPQIDGLLLNMSSCNQNTFQKTNPGQTANLTGSANAHCVKTVDQTHDQKTQPKLPSQPHLNAPQITLFLPSAAPNLSNSTGVIKPSTVTGSNRSDCAGSVTGSTPPLNSHKHHPKQQFIHGHSHVQARSNSPSAQTVRKNYSSPIQVR
- the LOC120779522 gene encoding uncharacterized transmembrane protein DDB_G0289901-like; the encoded protein is MTPRRAGEGETTEATGVRSPPRSKARLGSPRKEGGSEGGSESCGGSATVASVEKVVTRAGSPRNVGGTEGGSGSCGGSANVASAEKVVARAGSPRNVGGVEGGSGCCGGSALVATTVKAAARTGSSRNEEGSGSGSVAHPSSTVGKGVGVAKEGAAKVVTRVASGNKEGTRALPRGAVVVGGGAVSHVAAAKRITGELNELVFEAKGFERETAKGLLELASKYEALLMTVITENAHLRGQVNAGSVGTDASASCTCAGCDHTGDAEACGDLVGCGKE